A stretch of the Streptomyces venezuelae genome encodes the following:
- the moaA gene encoding GTP 3',8-cyclase MoaA has protein sequence MLLDTYGRVATDLRVSLTDRCNLRCTYCMPEEGLQWLAKPDLLADDEIVRLIRIAVTDLGVTEVRFTGGEPLLRPGLVGIVEQCAALDPRPRMSLTTNGIGLKRTATALKAAGLDRVNVSLDTLRPEVFKTLTRRDRHKDVVEGMAAAREAGLTPVKVNAVLMPGLNDDEAPELLAWAVDHGYEMRFIEQMPLDAQHGWKRDGMITAGDILESLRTRFELTPEGQEARGAAPAERWIVDGGPATVGVIASVTRPFCRACDRTRLTADGQVRTCLFATEESDLRAALRSGAPDEEIARLWKVAMWGKKAGSGLDDPSFLQPDRPMSAIGG, from the coding sequence GTGCTTCTCGACACCTATGGCCGCGTAGCCACCGACCTGCGCGTCTCACTCACCGACCGGTGCAACCTGCGGTGCACGTACTGTATGCCCGAGGAAGGGTTGCAGTGGCTGGCAAAGCCCGATCTGCTCGCCGATGACGAGATCGTCCGGTTGATCCGGATAGCCGTCACCGACCTCGGCGTCACCGAGGTCCGCTTCACCGGCGGCGAGCCGCTGCTCCGGCCCGGCCTGGTCGGCATCGTCGAGCAGTGCGCGGCCCTCGACCCGCGCCCCAGGATGTCCCTGACCACCAACGGCATCGGCCTCAAGCGCACCGCCACCGCCCTGAAGGCCGCCGGCCTGGATCGGGTCAACGTCTCCCTGGACACCCTGCGCCCCGAGGTCTTCAAGACCCTCACCCGCCGGGACCGGCACAAGGACGTGGTCGAGGGCATGGCCGCGGCCCGGGAGGCCGGACTCACCCCGGTCAAGGTCAATGCGGTCCTGATGCCCGGCCTCAACGACGACGAGGCTCCCGAGCTGCTCGCCTGGGCCGTGGACCACGGCTACGAGATGCGCTTCATCGAGCAGATGCCGCTGGACGCCCAGCACGGCTGGAAGCGCGACGGGATGATCACCGCCGGTGACATCCTGGAGTCCCTGCGCACCCGCTTCGAGCTGACCCCCGAGGGCCAGGAGGCCCGCGGCGCCGCCCCCGCCGAGCGCTGGATCGTGGACGGCGGCCCGGCCACGGTAGGCGTCATCGCCTCGGTCACCCGCCCGTTCTGCCGGGCCTGCGACCGCACCCGCCTGACCGCCGACGGCCAGGTGCGTACCTGCCTGTTCGCCACCGAGGAGTCCGACCTCCGCGCGGCGCTCCGCTCGGGCGCCCCGGACGAGGAGATCGCCCGCCTGTGGAAGGTGGCGATGTGGGGCAAGAAGGCCGGCTCCGGCCTCGACGACCCCTCGTTCCTCCAGCCGGACCGCCCGATGTCGGCCATCGGCGGCTGA
- a CDS encoding DUF3099 domain-containing protein gives MHPASPPRAAGRTVEGVKKRNEAEVFRITGARMGLAEDVRGRQRRYVISMSIRTLSVILTVILWNVERHVAIVTLIAGALLPYVAVVIANAGRETTPSLPSNFIAPPVHPALDAGNLKNTSDQS, from the coding sequence ATGCACCCGGCCTCCCCGCCGCGCGCGGCCGGGCGTACGGTGGAAGGCGTGAAGAAGCGGAACGAAGCCGAGGTCTTCCGGATCACCGGGGCCCGGATGGGACTCGCCGAAGACGTGCGAGGGCGGCAGCGCCGCTACGTGATTTCGATGTCCATCAGGACCCTGTCGGTGATCCTCACCGTCATCCTGTGGAACGTGGAACGCCATGTGGCGATCGTGACGCTGATCGCGGGCGCACTGCTGCCGTATGTGGCGGTGGTCATCGCCAATGCGGGGCGCGAGACCACCCCGTCACTGCCCTCGAACTTCATCGCCCCACCTGTGCATCCCGCACTGGATGCGGGAAACCTCAAGAACACCTCAGATCAATCATGA
- a CDS encoding GlsB/YeaQ/YmgE family stress response membrane protein gives MSWLWAIIVGFVLGLIARAILPGKQHQPLWLTTLFGIAGAVLGNAVATWIGVGETAGIDWTRHLLQLAGAVLIVGLGDMVYMSFRGKRTA, from the coding sequence ATGAGCTGGTTGTGGGCGATCATCGTCGGATTCGTGCTGGGCCTGATTGCCCGGGCCATCCTGCCAGGCAAACAGCATCAGCCCCTGTGGCTGACCACTCTCTTCGGCATCGCCGGCGCCGTCCTCGGCAATGCCGTCGCCACCTGGATCGGGGTCGGCGAGACCGCGGGCATCGACTGGACCCGGCATCTGCTGCAGCTCGCCGGCGCCGTCCTCATCGTCGGGCTCGGGGACATGGTCTACATGTCCTTCCGCGGCAAACGCACCGCTTAG
- the tyrS gene encoding tyrosine--tRNA ligase: MADIVDELKWRGLFAQSTDEEALRKAFADGPVTFYCGYDPTAASLHVGHLVQVLTMRRLQLAGNRPLALVGGATGQIGDPRPTAERTLNDPAVIAQWVDRLRAQIEPFLSFEGENAAVLVNNLDWTAGMSAIEFLRDIGKHFRVNKMLTKDSVAKRLESDQGISYTEFSYQLLQGMDFLELYRRHGCTLQQGGSDQWGNLTAGLDLIHRVEPAAEVHAMATPLMVKADGTKFGKTEGGAVWLDPEMTTPYAFYQFWLNVDDRDISTYMRILSFKSMAELEELEAQTAERPQARAAQRALAEELTALVHGPEQAAAVIAASKALFGQGELAELDEATLAAALSELPHAKVAEPGLVVDLFAETGLVASKSAGRRTVKEGGAYVNNVKVTAEDAVPAKEDLLHGRWLVLRRGKKNLAAVEVIGA; this comes from the coding sequence GTGGCGGACATCGTCGACGAACTGAAGTGGCGTGGGCTCTTCGCCCAGTCCACCGATGAAGAAGCGCTGCGCAAGGCCTTCGCGGACGGTCCGGTCACGTTCTATTGCGGCTATGACCCGACTGCGGCCAGCCTGCACGTCGGACACCTGGTGCAGGTGCTGACCATGCGGCGGCTCCAGCTGGCCGGAAACCGGCCGCTGGCACTGGTCGGCGGGGCCACCGGCCAGATCGGTGATCCGCGTCCGACCGCCGAGCGCACCCTGAACGATCCGGCCGTGATCGCGCAGTGGGTGGACCGGCTGCGGGCGCAGATCGAGCCGTTCCTGTCCTTCGAGGGCGAGAACGCGGCGGTCCTGGTGAACAACCTGGACTGGACGGCCGGGATGTCCGCCATCGAATTCCTGCGGGACATCGGCAAGCACTTCCGGGTCAACAAGATGCTGACGAAGGACTCAGTGGCCAAGCGGCTGGAGTCCGACCAGGGCATCAGCTACACCGAGTTCAGCTACCAGCTGCTCCAGGGCATGGACTTCCTGGAGCTGTACCGGCGGCACGGCTGCACCCTCCAGCAGGGCGGGTCCGACCAGTGGGGCAACCTGACGGCCGGGCTCGACCTGATCCACCGGGTGGAGCCGGCGGCGGAGGTGCACGCGATGGCGACCCCGCTGATGGTCAAGGCGGACGGCACCAAGTTCGGCAAGACCGAGGGCGGGGCCGTCTGGCTCGACCCGGAGATGACCACGCCGTACGCGTTCTACCAGTTCTGGCTGAACGTGGACGACCGGGACATTTCCACGTACATGCGGATCCTGTCCTTCAAGTCCATGGCAGAGCTGGAGGAGCTGGAGGCGCAGACCGCCGAGCGCCCGCAGGCGCGGGCCGCGCAGCGGGCCCTCGCGGAGGAGCTGACGGCCCTGGTGCACGGCCCGGAGCAGGCGGCGGCCGTGATCGCGGCCTCGAAGGCGCTGTTCGGTCAGGGCGAGCTGGCGGAGCTGGACGAGGCCACGCTGGCAGCGGCCCTGTCCGAGCTGCCGCACGCCAAGGTGGCCGAGCCGGGCCTGGTGGTGGACCTCTTCGCCGAGACCGGGCTGGTCGCCAGCAAGTCGGCCGGGCGCCGGACGGTGAAGGAGGGCGGGGCCTACGTGAACAACGTGAAGGTCACCGCCGAGGACGCGGTCCCCGCGAAGGAGGACCTGCTGCACGGGCGCTGGCTGGTGCTGCGCCGCGGCAAGAAGAACCTGGCCGCGGTGGAGGTCATCGGCGCCTGA
- a CDS encoding metallopeptidase TldD-related protein has protein sequence MAPNHTKPHEIVERALELSTADGCVVIADEESSANLRWAGNALTTNGVTRGRTLTVIATVDGKEGTASGVVSRSAVTAADLEPLVRAAEAAARGAGPAEDAQPLVTGTPVSPDFTDSPAETSSAVFTEFAPALGEAFARARAGGRELYGFAHHELVSTYVGTSTGLRLRHDQPTGTLELNAKSPATADGRLRSAWAGRSTRDFKDVDPTALDAELAVRLGWAERRIELPAGRYETLLPPTAVADLVIYQMWSASARDAAEGRTVFSKPGGGTRLGEKLSELPLTLRSDPNAPGLESAPFVIAHSSGDDVSAFDNGLPVPATEWIRDGELARLLTTRHTAALTGLPVSPGFGNLILDGGGEKSLEEMVAATERGLLLTCLWYIREVDPASLLLTGLTRDGVYLVENGQVVGEVNNFRFNESPVDLLSRATEAGRTEKTLPREWSDWFTRAAMPAVRIPDFNMSSVSKGV, from the coding sequence ATGGCGCCGAACCACACCAAGCCCCACGAGATCGTCGAGCGGGCCCTGGAGCTGTCCACGGCCGACGGATGCGTGGTCATCGCCGACGAGGAGTCCAGCGCCAACCTGCGGTGGGCCGGCAATGCGCTCACCACGAACGGGGTGACCCGCGGCCGGACCCTCACGGTGATCGCGACCGTGGACGGCAAGGAGGGCACGGCCTCGGGGGTCGTCTCGCGCTCCGCCGTGACCGCCGCGGACCTGGAGCCGCTGGTACGCGCCGCCGAGGCGGCGGCCCGCGGGGCCGGCCCGGCCGAGGACGCCCAGCCGCTGGTGACCGGCACCCCCGTCTCGCCCGATTTCACCGACTCCCCCGCCGAGACCTCCTCGGCGGTGTTCACCGAGTTCGCGCCGGCCCTCGGCGAGGCCTTCGCCCGGGCCCGGGCGGGCGGCCGGGAGCTGTACGGCTTCGCCCACCACGAGCTGGTCTCGACGTATGTCGGTACGTCCACGGGCCTGCGGCTGCGCCACGACCAGCCCACCGGCACCCTGGAGCTCAACGCCAAGTCCCCCGCCACGGCCGATGGCCGGCTGCGGTCGGCCTGGGCCGGCCGCTCCACCCGGGACTTCAAGGACGTGGACCCGACCGCGCTGGACGCGGAGCTCGCCGTACGGCTGGGCTGGGCGGAACGGAGGATCGAGCTGCCCGCCGGCCGGTACGAGACCCTGCTGCCGCCGACGGCCGTGGCCGACCTGGTGATCTACCAGATGTGGTCGGCGTCGGCCCGGGACGCGGCGGAGGGCCGGACGGTCTTCTCCAAGCCGGGCGGTGGCACCCGGCTCGGCGAGAAGCTGTCCGAGCTGCCCCTGACCCTGCGCAGCGACCCGAACGCGCCGGGCCTGGAGTCCGCCCCGTTCGTGATCGCGCACAGCTCCGGCGACGACGTCTCCGCCTTCGACAACGGTCTGCCGGTCCCGGCGACCGAGTGGATCCGCGACGGCGAGCTGGCCAGGCTGCTCACGACCCGGCACACGGCCGCCCTGACCGGCCTGCCGGTCTCCCCCGGCTTCGGCAACCTGATCCTGGACGGGGGCGGGGAGAAGTCCCTGGAGGAGATGGTGGCCGCCACCGAGCGGGGTCTGCTCCTGACCTGCCTCTGGTACATCCGCGAGGTCGACCCGGCGAGCCTGCTGCTGACCGGCCTGACCCGGGACGGGGTCTACCTGGTGGAGAACGGCCAGGTCGTCGGCGAGGTGAACAACTTCCGGTTCAACGAGTCGCCGGTGGACCTGCTGTCCCGGGCCACCGAGGCCGGGCGGACCGAGAAGACCCTGCCGCGCGAGTGGAGCGACTGGTTCACCCGGGCTGCGATGCCGGCTGTCCGCATCCCGGACTTCAACATGAGTTCGGTGAGCAAGGGCGTCTGA
- a CDS encoding TldD/PmbA family protein: protein MPHSIDAAFTALPLRALADAALARARALGADHADFRLERIRSASWRLRDAKPSGGSDTTDLGFAVRVVHGGSWGFASGVDLTMDGAAKVASQAVAMAQLSAKVIKAAGSDERVELAEEPVHADRTWISAYEVNPFEVPDEEKAALLADWSSRLLRADGVAHVDASLLAVHENKFYADTAGTVTTQQRVRIHPQLTAVAVDGKSGEFDSMRTIAPPAGRGWEYLTGTGWDWDRELEEIPALLAEKMRAPSVEAGRYDLVVDPSNLWLTIHESIGHATELDRALGYEAAYAGTSFATFDQLGKLVYGSPIMNVTGDRTAEHGLATIGYDDEGVQAQSWDLVKDGTLVGYQTDRRIAKLTGLGRSNGCAYADSPGHVPVQRMANVSLRPDPGGLSTEDLIGGVERGIYVVGDRSWSIDMQRYNFQFTQQRAYRIENGRLAGQLRDVAYQATTTDFWGSMEAVGGPQTYVLGGAFNCGKAQPGQVAAVSHGCPSALFRGVNILNTTQEAGR from the coding sequence GTGCCCCATTCCATCGATGCGGCCTTCACCGCGCTGCCCCTGCGGGCGCTCGCCGATGCGGCGCTCGCCCGGGCCCGCGCGCTCGGCGCCGACCATGCCGATTTCCGGTTGGAGCGGATCCGCAGCGCCTCGTGGCGGCTGCGGGACGCCAAGCCGTCCGGCGGCTCCGACACCACCGACCTCGGCTTTGCGGTGCGGGTGGTGCACGGGGGCAGCTGGGGGTTCGCCTCCGGGGTGGACCTCACCATGGACGGTGCCGCCAAGGTGGCCTCGCAGGCCGTCGCCATGGCTCAGCTGTCCGCGAAAGTGATCAAGGCGGCGGGCTCGGACGAGCGGGTGGAGCTGGCCGAGGAGCCGGTGCACGCCGACCGGACCTGGATCTCCGCGTACGAGGTGAACCCCTTCGAGGTGCCGGACGAGGAGAAGGCGGCCCTGCTGGCCGACTGGAGCTCCCGGCTGCTGCGGGCCGACGGGGTGGCCCATGTGGACGCCTCCCTGCTTGCCGTGCACGAGAACAAGTTCTATGCCGACACGGCCGGGACCGTCACCACCCAGCAGCGGGTCCGGATCCACCCGCAGCTCACCGCGGTGGCCGTGGACGGCAAGAGCGGCGAGTTCGACTCCATGCGGACCATCGCCCCGCCGGCCGGCCGCGGCTGGGAGTACCTGACCGGCACCGGCTGGGACTGGGACCGCGAGCTGGAGGAGATCCCGGCCCTGCTGGCCGAGAAGATGCGGGCGCCGAGCGTCGAGGCCGGCCGGTACGACCTGGTCGTGGATCCGTCGAACCTGTGGCTCACCATCCACGAGTCCATCGGGCACGCCACCGAGCTGGACCGGGCGCTGGGCTACGAGGCGGCGTACGCGGGGACCTCCTTCGCCACCTTCGACCAGCTCGGCAAGCTCGTGTACGGCTCGCCGATCATGAACGTGACGGGCGACCGGACCGCCGAGCACGGCCTGGCGACCATCGGCTACGACGACGAGGGCGTCCAGGCGCAGAGCTGGGACCTGGTCAAGGACGGCACCCTGGTCGGCTACCAGACCGACCGCCGGATCGCGAAGCTGACCGGCCTGGGCCGCTCCAACGGCTGCGCCTACGCGGACTCCCCCGGCCATGTGCCGGTCCAGCGGATGGCGAACGTGTCGCTCCGGCCGGATCCGGGCGGGCTGTCGACGGAGGACCTGATCGGCGGGGTGGAGCGCGGGATCTACGTGGTCGGCGACCGGTCCTGGTCGATCGACATGCAGCGCTACAACTTCCAGTTCACCCAGCAACGGGCCTACCGGATCGAGAACGGCAGGCTGGCCGGCCAGCTGCGCGATGTCGCCTACCAGGCCACCACCACCGATTTCTGGGGGTCGATGGAGGCCGTGGGCGGCCCGCAGACCTATGTCCTGGGCGGTGCCTTCAACTGCGGCAAGGCCCAGCCGGGCCAGGTCGCGGCGGTTTCGCACGGCTGCCCGTCCGCGCTGTTCCGCGGCGTGAACATTCTGAACACCACGCAGGAGGCGGGTCGCTGA
- the fabG gene encoding 3-oxoacyl-[acyl-carrier-protein] reductase, translating into MSRSVLVTGGNRGIGLAIARAFADAGDKVAITYRSGEPPAELVGLGVLAVRCDITDSEQVEQAYKEIEDKHGAVEVLVANAGITKDTLLMRMSEEDFTSVLDTNLTGTFRVVKRANRGMLRAKKGRVVLISSVVGLLGSAGQANYAASKAALVGFARSLSRELGSRNITFNVVAPGFVDTDMTKVLTDEQRAGIVSQVPLGRYAQPEEIAAAVRFLASDDASYITGAVIPVDGGLGMGH; encoded by the coding sequence TTGAGCCGCTCGGTTCTCGTCACCGGAGGAAACCGGGGCATCGGCCTCGCCATCGCCCGCGCCTTCGCCGATGCCGGCGACAAGGTCGCGATCACGTACCGCTCGGGCGAGCCGCCGGCGGAGCTCGTCGGCCTGGGGGTGCTGGCGGTCCGCTGCGACATCACCGACTCCGAGCAGGTGGAGCAGGCCTACAAGGAGATCGAGGACAAGCACGGTGCGGTCGAGGTGCTGGTGGCCAACGCCGGCATCACCAAGGACACCCTGCTGATGCGGATGTCCGAGGAGGACTTCACCTCCGTCCTGGACACCAACCTCACCGGCACCTTCCGGGTGGTCAAGCGCGCCAACCGCGGCATGCTCCGCGCCAAGAAGGGCCGCGTCGTCCTGATCTCCTCGGTGGTGGGCCTCCTCGGCTCGGCCGGCCAGGCGAACTACGCCGCCTCCAAGGCCGCGCTCGTCGGTTTCGCCCGCTCCCTCTCCCGTGAGCTGGGCTCCCGCAACATCACCTTCAACGTGGTGGCCCCGGGCTTCGTGGACACCGACATGACGAAGGTGCTCACCGACGAGCAGCGCGCCGGCATCGTGTCGCAGGTCCCGCTCGGCCGCTACGCGCAGCCGGAGGAGATCGCCGCAGCCGTGCGCTTCCTCGCGTCCGACGACGCCTCGTACATCACCGGAGCCGTCATTCCCGTTGACGGCGGATTGGGCATGGGTCACTGA